The Arachis hypogaea cultivar Tifrunner chromosome 19, arahy.Tifrunner.gnm2.J5K5, whole genome shotgun sequence genome has a window encoding:
- the LOC112777858 gene encoding replication protein A 70 kDa DNA-binding subunit D-like yields the protein MHASVGEDLISVFESSISEGTVYVFTYFGVNNNCGLYRTTSHQFRLFFQDRTTVLPSFCDAIPLHDVAGVMAGVEGERKYMNDDKLINMMVIHIENDGLRLNIIVLGEMVDRIKNFLASGDQQLPIVIFQFARVKNAGGTNIVQNIMYGTRLLINPDIPEALMLRKSVYYREISQYMSVVSGKPAYLDEDEVGFYIVRATVLDVEPVPSWWYKSCVCSVKAEANADEYFCDGYNRDVNNVVDRYKLNLLVFDGTGTTNFVVFDKEVAALFGRICTEMVKELNEKGKASKDPTGFNEFFLDKEFLFKVEVETTGWCDTYDVSVIRSDSTNLPRWRDTQGPVKSGVPRAGPINPMHPRGEDGCFVCDESPDPIVKNLSVIKRPVVRRLLDEFNMSGAPSIKK from the exons ATGCATGCTTCTGTAGGTGAGGATTTGATATCTGTGTTCGAGTCATCGATATCGGAAGGAACTGTGTATGTTTTTACATACTTTGGAGTTAACAACAACTGTGGGTTGTATCGCACAACATCGCATCAATTTCGGTTGTTTTTTCAAGATAGAACTACTGTCTTACCCTCTTTCTGTGATGCAATACCGTTACATG ACGTTGCTGGAGTTATGGCCGGCGTGGAGGGTGAGAGAAAATACATGAACGATGACAAACTTATTAACATGATGGTCATTCATATTGAGAATGACGG TTTACGGCTTAATATTATTGTTCTTGGAGAGATGGTGGACCGGATCAAGAATTTTCTAGCATCGGGCGATCAACAACTGCCAATAGTTATTTTTCAATTTGCAAGAGTAAAAAATGCTGGAG GTACCAATATTGTGCAGAACATTATGTATGGTACTAGACTCTTGATAAATCCAGATATTCCTGAGGCTTTGATGCTTCGAAAAAG TGTGTACTATAGAGAGATCTCGCAGTACATGTCTGTGGTTTCTGGCAAACCAGCATATCTTGATGAAGATGAA GTTGGATTCTATATTGTTCGGGCCACTGTTCTTGATGTTGAACCCGTTCCAAGTTGGTGGTATAAATCATGTGTTTGCAGCGTGAAGGCAGAAGCTAATGCGGATGAATACTTCTGCGATGGCTATAATAGGGACGTGAATAATGTGGTTGACAG gtaTAAGTTGAATTTGTTGGTTTTTGATGGTACTGGTACAACGAACTTTGTTGTGTTCGATAAGGAGGTCGCAGCACTATTCGGACGAATCTGTACTGAGATGGTGAAAGAGTTGAAT GAAAAAGGGAAAGCAAGCAAAGATCCTACTGGTTTTAATGAGTTTTTCCTTGATAAGGAGTTTCTATTCAAGGTCGAAGTAGAAACTACTGGATGGTGCGATACTTATGATGTATCGGTGATACGTTCTGATTCTACCAATTTACCGAGGTGGAGGGACACTCAAGGCCCGGTAAAATCTGGTGTACCCCGTGCTGGTCCTATTAACCCTATGCAT CCTCGAGGTGAAGATGGATGTTTTGTTTGTGATGAGTCACCTGATCCAATTGTAAAAAATTTGTCTGTTATTAAAAGACCTGTTGTGAGG cGTCTGTTGGATGAGTTCAACATGTCTGGTGCTCCTTCCATTAAAAAGTAG
- the LOC112777859 gene encoding uncharacterized protein — MIGVQKGQSSSVVASVVINLAQLYEDVNLSTVKTHLPSADTHIGQRVDPLVDDEVLNGYDDSMLDADMEDNFIPSSEILDDVWDIGNPIYQCQHCKAWMWSGERLAKSKQSPQPKFSLCCMEGKIELPLLSVPPDELIQLHTGGDQRSIHFLKNIRTFNSMFCFTSMAGKIDRGVNNGTAPPIFKLGGQNYHSIGSLLPPDSLRPTFAQLYIYDTENEIDNRIGTLRSNEAINERDREIVAILRNMLDRYNSLAKSFRYARDRYQQENCTNIKLKLISKRTTDGRTYNLPSASEVAALIVGDVEQLSKDRDIIIESQSRKLQRIDVFHPSYLALQYPLLFPYGEDGFRLDIATSDSISARPTKKNKTITLRQFFAFRLQKRTGESPLILRSKRLFQQFLVDAYTMVESERLKFFRCKQPQLRVDKYKCLHESLINGDVDAARLGKRIILPSTFTGGPRYAGYPSYFITMTCNPEWDEIRREVTSIGLKAEDRPDILCRVFKIKLDDVCTVEFQKRGLPHAHILLFMSNEFKPQTPDDIDKHITAEIPDENERPNLHRAVQNYMVHGPCGPYNKNSPCMKNGSCSKFYPKEFRQRTLIDEAGFPKYRRTDNGRTVKKRECVLDNKFIVPYNPELLLKFGCHINVEYTCQTSSIKYLFKYVHKINDRVTATLYNAGDPSEATQVVDEIRNYYDCRYISACEAVWHLFGYEIQEKEPFVIRLPFHLEDEQPVVYGETSNVNDIVEREISHRSMFLGWMAANMSYPYA; from the exons ATGATTGGGGTGCAAAAAGGACAATCTTCCTCTGTTGTTGCTTCGGTGGTTATTAATTTGGCACAACTTTATGAAGATGTAAATTTATCGACTGTTAAGACACATCTACCAAGCGCTGACACACACATTGGCCAACGTGTTGACCCTTTAGTTGATGATGAAG TTTTGAATGGTTATGATGATTCAATGTTGGATGCGGATATGGAAGATAATTTTATACCGTCCTCAGAAATCTTAGACG ATGTATGGGATATAGGAAATCCTATTTATCAATGTCAACACTGTAAAGCATGGATGTGGTCTGGAGAAAGGCTTGCTAAATCCAAACAGTCACCCCAACCAAAGTTTTCATTATGTTGTATGGAAGGAAAGATTGAGCTTCCTCTACTTTCTGTGCCTCCTGATGAGCTCATTCAGCTTCATACTGGAGGAGATCAAAGAAGTATTCATTTCCTAAAAAATATAAGGACATTTAATTCAATGTTTTGTTTTACATCAATGGCTGGAAAAATTGACCGTGGGGTGAACAATGGGACTGCTCCTCCAATTTTTAAGCTTGGGGGTCAAAACTATCATAGCATTGGTAGCTTACTTCCTCCTGATAGTTTGCGACCAACATTTGCCCAGCTATATATCTATGACACAGAAAATGAGATTGATAATCGAATAGGCACACTTCG ttCCAATGAAGCTATAAATGAGCGGGATAGGGAAATTGTGGCAATATTAAGAAACATGCTGGACAGATATAATAGTTTGGCAAAGAGTTTTCGCTATGCAAGAGATAGATACCAACAGGAAAATTGCACAAACATAAAGCTTAAGTTGATTagtaaaaggactacagatggcaggacatacaacttgccatctgCATCTGAAGTGGCTGCATTGATTGTTGGCGATGTCGAACAACTTAGCAAGGATAGAGATATTATTATAGAGAGTCAATCTAGAAAGCTCCAGCGGATTGATGTTTTTCATCCATCTTATTTAGCCTTGCAATATCCATTGTTGTTTCCGTATGGGGAGGATGGATTTCGTTTGGATATTGCAACATCAGATTCTATCTCCGCTAGacctacaaagaaaaacaaaacaatcaCTTTGCGACAATTCTTTGCTTTTCGACTACAGAAAAGGACGGGTGAATCTCCGTTAATTCTGAGATCAAAGAGATTATTCCAACAGTTTCTGGTAGATGCCTACACAATGGTGGAATCAGAGAGGTTAAAATTCTTTAGGTGTAAACAACCACAGTTGAGGGTTGATAAATACAAATGTCTGCATGAAAGTCTTATAAACGGGGATGTAGATGCTGCAAGGCTTGGCAAAAGAATAATACTTCCCAGTACTTTTACCGGTGGACCTAG ATATGCAGGATATCCTAGCTATTTTATCACCATGACCTGTAACCCTGAATGGGATGAGATAAGAAGAGAAGTGACTTCCATTGGATTGAAGGCAGAAGACCGTCCTGATATATTGTGTCGAGTTTTCAAGATCAAGCTTGATG acGTTTGTACTGTAGAGTTTCAAAAGAGAGGGCTTCCACATGCACATATCCTTTTATTCATGAGTAACGAGTTTAAGCCACAAACACCAGatgacatagacaaacatataacaGCTGAGATTCCTGATGAAAATGAAAGGCCAAATCTACATAGAGCTGTTCAAAATTACATGGTACATGGTCCATGTGGTCCATACAACAAGAATTCACCTTGCATGAAGAATGGATCCTGTTCAAAGTTCTATCCTAAAGAGTTTAGACAGCGAACACTCATTGATGAGGCCGGATTTCCCAAATATAGGCGTACTGATAACGGTCGAACAGTGAAGAAAAGGGAATGTGTACTAGACAATAAGTTTATTGTTCCGTATAATCCAGAATTGTTGCTCAAGTTCGGGTGCCACATAAATGTGGAATACACATGCCAAACAAGTTCTATTAAGTATCTGTTTAAGTATGTACACAAGATTAATGACCGCGTAACAGCTACTCTATACAATGCTGGTGATCCATCAGAAGCCACACAAGTTGTTGACGAAATTAGGAATTACTACGATTGTAGGTATATTTCGGCATGTGAGGCAGTCTGGCATCTATTTGGATAcgaaatccaagagaaagaaccATTTGTGATTAGACTTCCATTCCATTTGGAGGATGAGCAACCTGTGGTTTATGGTGAAACTTCTAATGTGAATGATATCGTCGAAAGAGAAATATCTCATAGGTCCATGTTTTTGGGATGGATGGCAGCGAACATGTCATATCCTTATGCTTGA
- the LOC140182121 gene encoding uncharacterized protein translates to MSDDEIKQLCLMDIDKILHSYGKTLKDYPPMPLATEVDNSLLTERVIREELNFNRDDLKKNASDMLAIATPEQRYAFDKIVTAVYCDEGGFFFVYGHGGTGKTFLWNLMSAEIRSRGDIVLNVASSGIASLLLPNGRTAHSRFKIPLNITEDSVCNIKPGSPQAMLLLKAKLIIWDEAPMVSRYCYEALDICLGDIMRCSPTYNKDLPFGGKVVVLGGDFRQILPVIP, encoded by the coding sequence ATGTCAGATGATGAGATTAAGCAATTGTGCTTAATGGATATAGACAAGATCTTACATTCCTATGGTAAGACCTTGAAAGACTATCCTCCTATGCCTTTAGCAACTGAAGTTGATAATTCTTTGTTAACCGAAAGGGTTATAAGGGAAGAGCTAAACTTTAACAGGGATGATTTAAAGAAAAATGCCTCAGATATGTTAGCCATCGCAACACCTGAGCAGAGATATGCATTCGATAAAATTGTTACAGCTGTGTATTGTGATGAAGGGGGTTTTTTCTTTGTGTATGGTCATGGAGGTACTGGAAAAACATTTCTCTGGAACCTTATGTCTGCTGAGATTCGCTCAAGGGGTGATATAGTGTTAAACGTTGCTTCGAGTGGTATTGCATCTTTACTTCTTCCCAATGGAAGAACAGCACACTCAAGGTTCAAAATACCGCTGAATATAACTGAGGATTCTGTATGTAACATCAAACCTGGTTCCCCTCAAGCAATGTTACTGTTGAAAGCCAAACTTATAATTTGGGATGAGGCCCCAATGGTTAGTAGGTACTGCTATGAAGCGCTTGACATATGCTTGGGTGACATCATGAGGTGTTCTCCAACATATAACAAAGATTTGCCctttggaggaaaagtggttgTACTAGGTGGAGACTTTAGACAAATTCTTCCTGTCATTCCATGA